The following is a genomic window from Dryobates pubescens isolate bDryPub1 chromosome 29, bDryPub1.pri, whole genome shotgun sequence.
GTATCTTCCAGTTGTGCCACCAGTTCCCACACGGCACAGGCCAGGACCACAAAGCATCTTCCTCCTGTGCTCACCCTTCTGGCAGCAAGACAAGCTTTGGGAATGTTTCTTTGCAGGACTGACACGTACCAACCCTAGGCACAGCATCCAACATGCTACTGAAACCTCCTTCTGGGGACACATGCGCTGCTGTGCTCTCCTATCTTCTTTCCTAGTCTTTCAGCCCCAGGAGTTTGTAGAAATTACTCACATCCTTGCCAGCTTGCCCATCACAAAGCACAGCTACACCCAATGTGGAAGACAGCAGTTTGCATCTAAACATGGTGTTTAGTCTGGTGTATCCACCAACATCATCCAACCAAAGCAAGGGTTCCCAGCATCCCACTGCAATCTCTGGGGACAGTCCAGTGCTGCCAGATGTACCCTCTGTTTGAGTTCTTGGTAAACACAACCCATAGGACCACCTCTGATTTTTCAAACAAGTGCCTTTGAGatgtccagctgcagctccccagctgcagctccccagcatggGGATGAATATGGATGGGAGATGATGCTGTCCATGTTCATGCAGTGTGAGCAGCAACAAAGAAAACATCTCTCTGTGGTTGTGTGACCTCTTAAGACAACCATTTACTGAGCAGGTTATTGCTGACAAGAGCAGACCGTGCAAGATCACTTGTCTGCAATGCTCTTCCATGCAAAGCAGTCCCTACAGTTAAAGGGAAGGACAGATtgaagccaggctgcagctgttctgaggtctccctctctgggcagcctgcagatcTTTACACCCACGCATTACCAAGACCCATAATGAAAATTTATCTAAATGCCATGGTGGCAAAAATGAGTAGGGGCCTAACACTGAGTGGAAAAGCAAGCCCCTGTCAGCCAGACTGCCCCAAGCCCACCCCAGcaggcccctctgcagcacGAATCACACCAGTGATCGCACAGGAACATCGTTTGCATTGTCAACGAAGCTGTATTTCGAATGttttaagaacaaaaagaagaTAGGAAGCCAAAACAAAAACTCAAACAGTATAAACTTTTCTAAATCTTGTCACCTATTGCCTGGCACTCAGGTTGGCACTGTGATTAAATGCCTGTGTTCAGTCATCCCGTGACTCCAGTCCTGCTCTTGCCAAGCAGCCATCTGCGTTTCCTTGGGCATTTGCATTCTGTGCCCAAATCCTGCTGTTTGCATTGGAACATCATGAAATGTGAACAAACCCAAGTGATTTTACACTCTTCTCTCCCAGTGCACTCTGCTGTAAACCCCACTGTTTCTGGCTGCCCTCTCTTCAGCAGGCTGCTTTTTCCAGAACAAAACGTTTCCTAGAGAGAACATGATCTACCTGCAAGTGTTTTTTCAACACCTATTTATAGTACTTTTGAAGATTAAAATCAGAGATGGCTTAGACTTGGTACATGTACCTTCTTGATCTGAAGGGTGTATAGTACAAATCAGACCAGTCTGCAACCAAGGGGATGCACAAAACCCACTGACCAGAAGCCACTACCTGCAGGAAGAGCCAACTCCACCTAGGCCACGCTTGCATGTTTGTCCTATGCTTGAGAAGTAGCAGATAGAAAATGGGACAAAAAAAGGACACAGTTATAGCACATCTCTCTacacctcttctcccttgtgGTTATTATATTCTTCCAGATCAATGATTAATTGGATTCAGaccatttttcttctcctttttgctACCGGCACTGTAAACCATCTATCATAGACCTGAGCACTGGAGTCACCTTGCTGCAGGCCATCTGACatcaagcagcaggagaggattTGATCCTGTCACAGTTCTGCCACAGGGGCAAAAAAAATAGCAGCActacataaaaataaaacttcaaagcagctccagcaacCAGCTCTCCCCAACCCTCTCTCCAAAGCAGGTTTTATTATGATGCTAATGTGCACCCTGTCTGCACGACAGACTTCACTGAATCTCATCCTGAATATAAATTGCAGCtactttgatttatttttaaatgtgctGATATCCATGCTCAATGGTTTAATTCCATGGAACTTTCATGGGCTTTTTTTCCAATGCAATTCTGAGCTGAAAAGAAATAATCTCTTCCCACATTGTAAAATCTGGATTTCTGCCAGTTTCCTTAAACCAGCTACAATTTGTGCCAATTCAGTAATTTTTAATTAcaaattctttatttttctgcttatACTACTTTTTAAAACACAGTTCAAACAGATACAATTACAAATCCTTCTTTTTCTATCCAAGATCCATTCTTAGCAAGAACTCACTGCTTACACAGAGACATTTGCATTTCTTCCTGGTGTTCCGAAGTGCCTTACATAAAACTTGCAATTATATTTAATCATAAAACATGGCATTACACTGGGTCATATATTTAGCTAATGATAGTCTACTTTCctcaaaattaaaaaataacagGCAAAGTAAGCAATGTGTGAGAAAGCAAACGTGTTGTAGTATCAAATTAAGCACGTAGAGAACGCTCCAATAATAACTAAGTACAGAGCACACACATTCACTGTGCTCATTTGCACTAGGTACATGGCTTAAGCAACTCAGCCACACCAGTCTGCCCAGTAAAGCTTTTTCCTCACCCTGCATCATCTGAGGGTTCTGTGCTTGCATTTGCAATAAACTGTTAATGGCTTCTAATGTCACAGGCCAGGTTATCTCACAGATATGTAGCATCAGCTTTGCTGGAGGCAGGGTGAACATTAATGGAACAGAAACCTTGAAAATTACTTCCCTGTATTTTAATCAGGTTTAGGAAGAAAGCAGAGTACAaatgaaaggctgagggatttggggctttttagcctggagaaaagactaagggggaatcttatcaatgcttataaatacttaaagggtgggtgtcaggaggatgaggcCACTggtttttcagtggtgcagtgTGACAAGGTAAGAGGTGGCAGGCACAAACatgagcacaggaagttccacctaaacatgaggacaaacttctttactttgaaggtggcagagccacgaaacaggctgtgcagagaagtGGTGGGGTCTCCATCTCTAGAGtcactcaaaacctgcctggatgccatcctgtgcaacctgctctagctgaacctgctctggcaggtgacTCGATCTCCAGAAGACCCTTTCAaacccacaccattctgtgACAATAAATAAACACACCTTAACAAAAACATAATCACCAACAAACAGTAAGGACAAAGGTGCTGGCAGGaagtgccacatgcagctgCTGCATTTGGTAGCAATAATGTTCCTAAAGAGGCAAAcaggctcagccagagctgtccaGAAGTGGGGATCACTCTGGGGTTTTGGGAATAATGAGAACTTTTAAGATCAGTGTCACTGGGCAATGAAAACTGCTGGAAGAATGGAAGGAAGAGAATGCCTAGCACAAGAACATCCCAGAGTACAACTACACCTACTGGTTCCCGGTAGAAGTGGTTCAGTCTATTTCCAGGTCACTGTCCTCACTGTAACATGCAGACGGATTATGTATGGAAGTCAGGAGCACTAGGTCTTTTTCAGGAAGCAAACCACACTCCTGCAGAAAAGCCTCCAGGTCTACTGCAAAAAAATCTTCTCCAAGCTGGTCAGTGATTCGCACAAAGTTGCCGATGAGCTCCCCTGCCTTATAGATCAGCAAGGCTGGCAGGGCGTTGTTAGTGAAGCGAGCGCTGGCACCGATGAGAGAACTCTTGACTCTGCAAAACTTAACTGTTGGGTACTCAGCAGCCAGACAGATCATGCAGCCATTCAAGGACTCGGTGCCAGGAATATCATCTTCATAAATATGGATCATGATCAGTGTGCTCTTATGCTCTTTATCAACGGTGTCCAGAAATGCTTCTCCACTGGTAATCTCAAAGACCTGTTTGAACTGCTGCCCGCTGTACAACTGCTGTCTCATCTCCTCCATCCGCTGCTTCCTGTACCGCTGCAAAAACTCCTCATCGTCTTCATCGTTGTGAATCATGTTGTATTCTTGTAATGTCATCTAAAACACAAagatacagggaaaaaaagatctgCATCACTAAATGGGTCACTTATATAATGAGAACTGAAATCAAGAGGATTAATGTGGGTCACCCATCTTTAATAACAGCAAAGTGCCAGCCGTAAAGGCTCAAGCACCCTCTGTATTCCGCTCCATTTTGATCTAATTAGAAACCAGCGATCTCAGCTCTGGGTATTCTAGTTCCCACAACCTGCACTAATAACAGGAGTGGCTGCTCCATGCTCCTACTTTAATTCAGATGGCTATGTGCTTTCACTGAATCATAAGCACGGATTCGGATACCATGCCTCAACTAGGTCTAGCTTCTTCTTCAGTAACTTTTTGATTTCATTTTTCAGTTAACATTTTGTGGCAACCAAATGCATTATCTTGTCTGCCGAATGTAAAATGAACTTCATTTGCTTTGTTAAACATATTTACATCACTCAATGTATAGGACAGTGTGGCCAACTTGCGTCATCTGAAAACAAGAAACATTGTCGGCTGATTAGTAACTGCTCTGACTAGAGCTGTAGGAGCTACTTACACAGCCTGTTTGACTAAAACCATTCACTAGTTCCAACAACGTCTGTCTTTGGAGCTAAACATAAAAACCAAATTCCCATCATCCACCTGctaaattaaaaatcaaaaagGACTCCCAATGCTTGGTTTAGACAAGGGAGCAAAAGGAAGCAGTATTCACAGGGTTGCTGTACAAGTCTTTGTATCAGTCCCCTGAGAATGACTTATTTGATAAACAGACAAGGGAAATCCAGGGAAAGGATTTGGACTTCTTTTGTATAGCTCTTATATTGCTTTGAATACCAACTGCTTGAATTGCTGGAATACCACTAAAATGCAAAATAATTAAACTTGACAATACTTGGCAAACACAGCTACAATGCACCTCTTCCATTGCTGCTGTGTCCCCATTAACTGGGGAGAAACAACACAGATCCGCCAACAGAACACAGGTACCTATCTGCTTCATGTACATAAATGAGTGAACTCAAAATGTTCAAGTGctattttcattcttttgtGCCGTGCTACCTTTCCGTTGATTTTTTCCTGAAGCTCTTTCTGTTTATGCTTCTCAGCCTCTTCATCCAAGTGAGATCTACACGTCATAGATAACTTTTTAATGAGCCGTTCCATTTCTCTGCGCTGCTCCTGCCGCTGTTCGGTTTCCAGTTGCTTAAATCTCCGCCAGTCATTAATGACTCCCTTGGGGCCTGAAATTAAATATGCAGGTATTTCTTGTAAAAGGGTAACAAAACGACATCCATGATTAAAAATTCAGGCAGTAAACTGTAATTCAGCAGTAAAATAGCTGCTGTCATAAACTTCCTGCATACTGTGCAAAGTGTAGAAATGAAACAAGTAATCTGCCACTCACTCATCCTCGAACATCTatggttttttattattaagaCTAAATCTGATCTAACTAGGCTACCCTCATAACTGTCCCAAAGATTATTCCAAAGATCTGTGCTCTTGAAATAGAGCCACCCTCAAGAATTACTCTATTGATAGCATGGCTTTTGTAAGAACAAAAATAACCACGGGAAGGTATAATCAAGTTTGCCAACGCTCTGTTACAGAAgcacattctgtgatctgcagcAGTGTCAGCTGTTACAGACTGCAATTTGCTGTCACCTTGCTACTGAAGCCCAGTGGCTTTACTTTTTTCAGGTCCTCTCTATGTATGCCACTTTAGTACTAGTATTTTTCCATTCTTCCTTCAGGTGAAGGATTTTTCAGTATTCTCAGAGAAACCATAAAGCACAGAGGGCCAGTCTTTCCCAAGAACCATCCTCTGGATCACACCAATGATCCACACAAGCTTTTATCAGGTCTGACACCAGCAGTAGAGAACACTATTTTGGGAAAGCCCAATGTAACGGTATAGTGCAAAGGCCTGCCACTTTCTATTCCTCACATATTCACTCAGCAACTGCTGGTTAGGGGTTAACAACTGTGTggcttacaggaaagaaatctgTGTCTTATTGACTAAACTGTACCAATCAGCACTGTATGCAAAGCCTAACTGCTTTAGATATGATGCTCAGTCTCTCAGAGAAGTCAAATAGTGAAACAGCACCAGCTATTAAAAACACAGACTATAGCCAGGAATGATCCATCCCTGACTCAAGATGTATAAAATCAGGACTTAAGTTTTGAAAGGACTTAAGTTTTGAATCTCTTAACAAACACTATTTACAAAACAGTTAGTCTGAAATGATACCTGTGTTAACTGCACTGCCGTCGCTGCTAAGCTCTACTTCCCCAACGCTTTCAGGAATGGTGCTTTCCCCTTCTTTATCTTCTTTCTCACTGTCTTCATCCTCACCCTCACTACTGCTGTAGTAATACTGGAGCTTCTCACCAAGCACTTTATCATCCAAAGTAGTCATCCTGTTCCAAAAAATAcattaagaaaagaaagaaagaatcttGTATTTGATTTTGCAGTGTGGGATACCCCCGTGACGATACAAGAGTAGTCCTTTGCTTCCTCAAAGCAGTTCTTTTTTTAGCCATCTAAGAACAGTTTACAGTCTGCTATCAAATACACTACAGTGCAGCAAGTTAGTTTTTGCCACAATtcaaattaaataaaaacactTTATGAACAAAACTACTTTTAGGCTCACTAGCACAGAAACACTTTATGCATGTTCTCATTCAGAAAGAAGTGGTTTTTCTaaccctgcctgcctgaggAACCTTATCAGGCTCACTCAGATCTATGAGATTTATTTCCCAGTTATTGAAATTTAAATTTCCAGTATTATTTACTTCATTTCAACAATGACTTATCTGAGATGAAAATCAACCAATATAATTAATCAAATTAAAACGTTCTGACCTTTATTTCTTTCCAGTCTTTCAGAGACAAGCTTCTATTGaaacctgggagaagaaattgCAGACTACGTTCATTCAAATTTTCAAAGACGATCTCAAAGACACTTCTGCAGCAATCTAGAACACTGATAGCAGAACAGTTTCTCTGCCAACCGCTGCCAGGTTCTGCAAGAGTTAAAACCTCATGAAGAAGATTAGGGAGAGTATGGCCAGATGTCCCAGGATTACGGAGATTACTGCTCGGAGCGCTGCAGAGGACATGGCCGAGCAGCCCGAGCTGCCGCGGGATCAGGCTCAGCCGCAGCCATGCCTGGGCACGGCCTCATCGCAAAGCGGCGGATGCCGAACGCGGCTCCTCACCGGGGCACCGGGTGGTGCAaaagcacaaagcaaaacaatgcaACAGGAAAGGGCGAGGGCACCGAACGCCCGTTCCCAGCCGCTCCTCGGCTCGGCCGAGCCCGCCCCTCTCCTCCCGGTCCCCCGGTCCGCGCCGCCCAACCTCTCCCCGCAGGAGCTTCAGGACCCCGCCTCAAGCTGCGCCTGCCGCCCTCCAATCCCCGCCTGGTGGACCAGGCggcccccaccctccccagtgctctcaCCACTCCGGTCGTGGCCCGGCCGACACCCACTCACCGGTGCCCCGCCGCCTTCCGGGGACGCCCCAGCCAGCGCGGGGCACGGCGGGAAAGAGGCGGCGCGGCGGAGCCGGGGCAGAGGTAGCAGAGGAAGGGAGGCAGCGGAGGAGGGcgcaggaggaaaggaagcgCTGGGGCGACAGCGCtctggaggcaggcagaggcaaCCGCGTTCGCCCCGCCCCGCGTcccccccttcccagccccgGTTGAAGGCAGAGAGGCGGGTTAAGGTGGACAAATAATTTTTATTCGTGCATGCAAATACATGTCAATACTGCAAACTTCGTCCATCGAGTCTCTCAAACACCGAAAACCAGCTGCTCTACCCCGAGACCAGCCAAAGCTACAACCTCTGCACGTCAGTGCGACAGCGAACACACACGGCACCGCCCGCTGGGGCCCCCCCTACCGCTACCACCACGGGAAACGTGACCATCGGGAACTCAAAACCCAAATAAACGGAATAGAATTTACTCCCCCATATATCCCCATTTAATTttacagatttttatttttttttaattttttttttaaattatagtTTTAAATAGAAGCTGAGAATGCGCCATAAAAATGAGCATTAAATCCATCGTAGCGATGGTGCCTGCTTTATACATGATGGGTGTACAccatcttttatttcatttacatTTCAATCGAACAATAGATTTGCAAAGAAAATGTCTAATACAGACGTAAAAATATTCACACTAGAGCTTCACAATCGGTTGTACAATTGACAAACAGGCCTCTTTTCCCAAACTTTCCAGCTAAGCAAATTTATAAAATGTAATCAatgcaacaagaaaaaaaaaaaagtatttttttttttcctttaaaacttCCAGGGAAAAGAATACGCAGTAAACAGTATAAATGCAGACAGCAGATGCTGCAAGCTAACCACAATACTTCGGAGTGGCTGTACAGTGGGTATGTGCAGTACAAATAAAAGCCACATGTGTTGTATCACAACTACCGTATAATGTACTTGTTTGCCCAGCTAAGAAAACGCATGCATTCCATGCCTGGGTTAACTGAGAGCTACTCTGGGTAAATCCATGGGCTATGTGCAAATGACCTTGGCTTTTGGCAGTAATaaatgcagccaggctctgttttaTTTCAGCTTTTACAGCAAAATCTCGAGTGATTAAAAGCTTCCACAAGCATCCTTCTTAAATAATGGGGTGTGGTATTCTGTTCAGGTATTGGTCATTTTGATTTTTCAGATGTGTTTCATCTCATCACTGAcagtttggggtgttttttcccccGCTCTGTCGTGCTCCCTTGCCAGCAAAGAGAAGCACAGTGATGACCACTGCCAAAGTCAGGTGGTTGTTTATAGTGGAAAATTGGGTCATTTCAAAAAGCACATTTACTGTGTTCTGCTTGCAGAAGGGGTCCCTCAACGAGAGGGAATGTCCTAACAAAGGGATTAAACTACAACATAAAGAATGGACTTTTACATACTATAGGTAATCTGATAATTTCTCATTGTTA
Proteins encoded in this region:
- the PDCL gene encoding phosducin-like protein, which produces MTTLDDKVLGEKLQYYYSSSEGEDEDSEKEDKEGESTIPESVGEVELSSDGSAVNTGPKGVINDWRRFKQLETEQRQEQRREMERLIKKLSMTCRSHLDEEAEKHKQKELQEKINGKMTLQEYNMIHNDEDDEEFLQRYRKQRMEEMRQQLYSGQQFKQVFEITSGEAFLDTVDKEHKSTLIMIHIYEDDIPGTESLNGCMICLAAEYPTVKFCRVKSSLIGASARFTNNALPALLIYKAGELIGNFVRITDQLGEDFFAVDLEAFLQECGLLPEKDLVLLTSIHNPSACYSEDSDLEID